Part of the Pseudomonas chlororaphis genome, TGGCGGAACAGCCGCACCAGCGCCCTGCCCATCCCGCGGATCGCCTGGCGCCACGGCTGGCTTTCGGCATACGCCGGGTGCACCGGCAGGATCGCCTGCTCCTTGCGCAACTCGATGATCGCGTGGCCGACTTCCAGCACCACGAACATCCAGCGCAGCAGATCACGCTGCACCCCAGGCTGGCCCGCCGCCAAGCCATAGGCTTGGTGCAGCAGGTCCCGACTACGGCTTTCGAACCCCGAGGCCAGGCCCTTGAGCTTGCCGCTGATGGCGAACACCACTTGCTCGCGCAAATCCTGTTCGAGCCGACGCCACAGCCAACGGCTATTGGGCGGCAGGATGATCGCGCCGGCGGCCGCGCACACCAGCATGCCGAGGATCATCGCCAGGTAATCGTTGATGAACGCGTAGGGGTTGTAGACGGTCAGATTGTCCGGCACCGAGCCGGTGCAGAAGAAGATCAGCAACCCCAGCCCGACGCCGGCGTACTGCGGTCGGGAACTGAGAAACGACCCCAGCATGATGACCGGCGCGAGCATCACGCAGAGCAGCGGGAAACCGTCGATCAGAGGAAACACGAAGAACATCTCGACGAAGCCGATCAACGCGCCAAGCAAAGTGCCGCAAGCCATCTGGAACGCCATGCGCTTGGGGTTCGGCGTCGCCGCCGACAAACCCACGGTAGCCGCGGCGATCATCGTCATCGTCGCGCCACTCGGCCAGGCCGTGGCCACCCAATAGCTGCCCAGCACCAACAGGATGAAGGCGGCGCGAAACCCCGAGGCGGCCGCCGCCAGGCCATTGGTCTGGGGCACGAACGGCTCGTCCCAGCGCTCACGTTCGTGACGGTGGTCGGCCAGGGAGGCGTGGGTCAGGGCATAACCGTGCAGGTCATCGACAAAGCGGTAGAGCAGTTCATAAGCCGTATGGAAATCCAACTGCTGGGCGTCACTCGGCGCCGTTTCCTGGAACAGCGCCCGCAGCCGCCGCACCTGCGCCGGCAGGTCGGCCTTGTACTCGGCCAGCGCCACCGCCAGCCGCGCCGCATCGGTGTCGGTCAGCGGCCGGCCACTGAAACCGTCCAGCCGTTCCGCCAGCGTCTGCAAGCCCGGCTTGATGGCATTCACCACGTGATCGGCGGCGCTGCCACACAGGCGTTCGAGCAACTGGTGCAAGACGTTGAAGCGGGTGGTGATGCCCATGAATTCGCTGTTCAGGCGACTGAGCCGGCCATTGCGGCGGCGCATGTGCGGGTCTTCGAACACGGTCACACTGCGCAGGCTTTCCAGGCCGACAGCTTCGGCGATGAAGCGCACATTGCCGGCTTCGAATGCCTCCCGCCGGCTGCGTCCGCGCAAGCCATCGGTGACGAACAGGGCAAACACGCCGAAGCGCTGGTACAAGGCATTGCGCATGGCGGCGCTGGCGGTCTGCGGCAGGATCGCGGCGCTGACTAGGGTGGCGCAGAGAATTCCCAGGGAAATCTCCAGCACCCGCCACACCGCCGCCATGAACGCCCCTTCCGGGTGCGCCAGGGCGGGCAGGCCGATCATCGCGGCGGTGTAGCCGGCCAGTACGAAACCGTATGCACGAAAGTTGCGATAACGCGCCGCGCCGGCCGTGCAGAGACCGACCCAGAGCGTCAGGCTGCCGAGAAACAATTCGGTGTTCTGGGCGAACAGGGCAATCAACGCCACCATCACCGCCGAGCCGGCCAGGGTGCCGAGAAAGCGGTAGAAACTCTTGGCGAACACCTGGCCACTCTGCGGCTGCATGACGATGAACACGGTGATCATGGCCGTGCGCGGCTGTGGCAGTTCCAGGCGCATCGCCAACCACAGCGTGAGGAAGGCGGCCAGCAGGACCTTGAACATGTAGACCCAGGTCACCCCGTCGCTGCGGGCCCAGTCGTAGAAGCCGCGGCGCCATTCGAGGCGGTAGAGCCAGCGCAGGGAGGCAAATAACGGTGTCATAGGCAGCACTCAACCAAGGAAAACACTGCCCCTGTGGCAAGCGCCCTCGCCACGGTACGGTTCCAGTTCATTTCGCGGGCACATCACTACCGGCGCCGAGCCCGCCGCCCAGCGCCGTCACCAGGTCGGCGTGGGCACTCAGGCGCGCGGCCTCCACCTGCTGTTGCACCTGTTGCTGCTTGAACAACAGGCTCTGGGCGTTGAGCACGTTGAGGTAGTCGGTCAGCCCGCGCTGGAACGCCACCAGCGCAATGTCGTAGGTGCGTTGCGCCGCCGCCACGGACTCGGCGGCGAAAGCGTGTTGCTTGTCCATGGACTGGCGACGGATCAGCTGGTCGGAGATGCCCTTGAGCGCATTGACCAGCGTCTGGTTGTAATGCGCTACGGCCAGGTCATAGCCGGCGGCCGCCTCGCCCAACTGTGCGCGCAGGCGCCCACCCTCGAAAATCGGCAGCGAGATCGCCGGCCCGACGTTGTAGGTGAGCTTCTTGCCGGTGAGAAACTCCAGCATGCCACCGCCGGTGGCCA contains:
- a CDS encoding fusaric acid resistance protein, producing MTPLFASLRWLYRLEWRRGFYDWARSDGVTWVYMFKVLLAAFLTLWLAMRLELPQPRTAMITVFIVMQPQSGQVFAKSFYRFLGTLAGSAVMVALIALFAQNTELFLGSLTLWVGLCTAGAARYRNFRAYGFVLAGYTAAMIGLPALAHPEGAFMAAVWRVLEISLGILCATLVSAAILPQTASAAMRNALYQRFGVFALFVTDGLRGRSRREAFEAGNVRFIAEAVGLESLRSVTVFEDPHMRRRNGRLSRLNSEFMGITTRFNVLHQLLERLCGSAADHVVNAIKPGLQTLAERLDGFSGRPLTDTDAARLAVALAEYKADLPAQVRRLRALFQETAPSDAQQLDFHTAYELLYRFVDDLHGYALTHASLADHRHERERWDEPFVPQTNGLAAAASGFRAAFILLVLGSYWVATAWPSGATMTMIAAATVGLSAATPNPKRMAFQMACGTLLGALIGFVEMFFVFPLIDGFPLLCVMLAPVIMLGSFLSSRPQYAGVGLGLLIFFCTGSVPDNLTVYNPYAFINDYLAMILGMLVCAAAGAIILPPNSRWLWRRLEQDLREQVVFAISGKLKGLASGFESRSRDLLHQAYGLAAGQPGVQRDLLRWMFVVLEVGHAIIELRKEQAILPVHPAYAESQPWRQAIRGMGRALVRLFRQPGHSNLERALAAVDHAIGRVQATDEPFAPHFDTSALRRVKSYLHFIRTSLLDPQSPLAAYAPPLRQEPEHAP